From the Paenibacillus sp. FSL H8-0548 genome, one window contains:
- a CDS encoding leucyl aminopeptidase, producing the protein MGVQLTYGARGADQAASDALVRFVSKKELIQEENAGAIIQPQIDHALRALYAKGLFKAEPEQTEIVATLGLYPAAHIVFTGIEHDGGVRGLRLAAAAAAIALKKIRAANITVLLSEDLLLSFDKSCGAELAAQALTEGLLLALHVREPLKREPNERFTLKAVSFEPQGANAKAEIKALWEQGMNKGKLYAEGVSLARDLTNLPGNDLTPERLAYHAEELARELDLEIEVMDEWSAAEQRMGGLLGVGQGSINPPRMIVIHYKGDSSSDEAWGLIGKGITFDTGGISLKRADGMQEMISDMGGAAAVLGAMRIIGELKPAINVVAVIPTAENMPSDRAIKPGDVLRMMSGHTVEIVNTDAEGRLVLADGLTTAITRGATRLVDVATLTGAVSVALGTEATGAVTNNDELFKQVQSASERTGERVWLFPSYPEYKKKIRSDAADLKNSGGRYGGTITGGLFIGHFAEGLPWVHLDIAGTAWLDAGRGWEPKGATGVMVRTLVELVLHQEEAERRG; encoded by the coding sequence ATGGGTGTTCAATTAACATACGGAGCTAGAGGTGCGGATCAAGCGGCTTCTGATGCATTGGTTCGTTTTGTAAGCAAAAAAGAGCTCATTCAAGAAGAAAATGCGGGTGCGATTATTCAACCGCAAATTGATCATGCGCTTAGAGCGCTTTATGCAAAAGGATTATTTAAAGCAGAGCCGGAGCAAACCGAAATTGTAGCGACCTTAGGGCTTTATCCGGCAGCACATATCGTTTTTACAGGAATTGAACATGATGGCGGCGTAAGAGGTTTGCGCTTAGCTGCAGCAGCGGCTGCAATAGCTTTGAAAAAAATACGCGCGGCGAATATTACAGTATTGCTCTCGGAGGATTTGCTGCTAAGCTTTGATAAGAGCTGTGGCGCAGAGCTAGCAGCACAAGCTCTTACAGAGGGACTACTGCTTGCTCTGCATGTTCGTGAGCCACTTAAGCGTGAGCCGAATGAGCGCTTCACATTGAAGGCGGTTTCTTTTGAACCTCAGGGCGCTAATGCCAAAGCGGAGATTAAAGCATTGTGGGAGCAAGGCATGAACAAGGGCAAGCTTTATGCTGAAGGGGTCAGCTTGGCTCGTGATTTGACTAACTTGCCTGGCAATGATCTTACTCCCGAGCGCTTGGCCTATCATGCGGAGGAGCTGGCACGGGAGCTTGATTTGGAAATTGAGGTTATGGATGAGTGGAGTGCAGCTGAGCAGCGTATGGGAGGCTTGCTTGGCGTCGGTCAAGGCAGTATTAATCCGCCGCGGATGATTGTTATTCATTATAAGGGCGATTCGAGCTCAGATGAAGCTTGGGGACTTATCGGCAAAGGCATAACGTTTGATACCGGCGGCATTTCCTTGAAGAGAGCGGACGGCATGCAGGAGATGATTTCGGATATGGGCGGTGCGGCAGCTGTGCTCGGAGCGATGCGGATCATTGGGGAGCTGAAACCAGCAATCAATGTTGTTGCGGTTATTCCTACTGCTGAGAATATGCCGTCAGACCGCGCGATTAAACCAGGAGATGTTCTGCGTATGATGAGCGGTCATACGGTAGAAATCGTAAATACGGATGCAGAGGGACGCTTGGTGCTTGCAGACGGACTTACGACTGCCATTACGAGAGGGGCAACTCGTCTAGTAGACGTGGCAACGCTGACAGGGGCTGTATCCGTTGCTCTTGGAACTGAAGCTACGGGTGCGGTAACGAATAATGATGAGCTGTTCAAGCAGGTGCAGTCGGCTTCTGAGCGTACTGGCGAGCGAGTTTGGCTGTTCCCTTCCTATCCTGAGTACAAAAAGAAAATTAGGAGCGATGCTGCGGATTTGAAAAACAGCGGGGGCAGATATGGCGGTACGATTACCGGGGGACTGTTTATTGGTCACTTCGCAGAAGGCTTGCCATGGGTGCATCTTGATATTGCGGGTACGGCATGGCTCGATGCTGGCCGAGGCTGGGAGCCAAAAGGCGCTACAGGGGTCATGGTCAGAACGTTGGTTGAATTGGTCTTACACCAAGAGGAAGCAGAGCGGAGAGGATAA
- a CDS encoding MFS transporter: MFKGILLPRRRMSEQRKGLHTAVMEGIPATIIGNLLGGPLLTAYLLYLGAKSDAIGIALAIPAFANLVQLVIAFYMHRFENRRLYIMLFSLIHRTLWTATGLIPFWMPEAYWVPTYIVMFIISFICAQSAGVLWTSLVADMVPAQVRGRYFGIRNTIHWAVASLCLLIGGQILNRLPEGSGFVVLYIICAIATVWNAIELLRYPNLPLEKSNESSKWKMLRKPLADRTYLQATLFLATFILIQNISVPLFSYVMLDIVKLNYTWVTVITTVQMIVMMFSYYYWGSLNSKYSTRTLLRWALPIVALACLLWSGMALLPSILVLILVHIVLGIGIGGYNLLAFNFIIGDTPKSERPMYIAVFSALTGITGFIGPLVGGWLYKRAEDSAYWLQSYGISLFVGVVLLAMALLLGPVVLREKKVNGGKTYDL, translated from the coding sequence ATGTTCAAGGGCATCCTGCTGCCTAGGCGGAGAATGTCCGAACAGCGGAAAGGCTTGCATACCGCTGTTATGGAAGGTATACCTGCCACTATTATTGGCAATTTACTCGGGGGTCCGCTGCTTACAGCGTACCTCCTTTATTTGGGCGCCAAATCGGACGCCATCGGTATTGCGCTTGCGATTCCAGCATTTGCAAACCTCGTTCAGCTAGTCATTGCTTTCTATATGCATCGTTTTGAGAACCGGCGTCTGTACATTATGTTGTTCAGTCTTATTCATCGTACTCTGTGGACAGCGACAGGATTGATTCCTTTTTGGATGCCAGAGGCGTATTGGGTGCCTACTTATATTGTCATGTTCATCATTTCGTTTATATGCGCTCAATCTGCGGGCGTGCTTTGGACCTCTCTTGTAGCTGATATGGTGCCTGCTCAGGTACGTGGTCGTTATTTTGGAATAAGGAATACGATTCATTGGGCGGTTGCAAGCCTTTGTCTGCTTATTGGCGGTCAGATATTGAATCGATTGCCGGAAGGCAGCGGTTTTGTAGTTCTGTATATCATATGTGCGATTGCAACGGTATGGAATGCCATTGAATTGTTGCGCTATCCCAATCTTCCTCTTGAGAAATCCAACGAGTCATCCAAGTGGAAAATGCTGAGAAAGCCGCTGGCTGATCGCACCTATTTGCAAGCCACTCTTTTTTTAGCAACATTCATTTTAATTCAAAATATTTCTGTACCGCTGTTCTCATACGTTATGCTTGATATTGTAAAGTTGAATTATACCTGGGTGACGGTCATTACGACTGTACAAATGATTGTGATGATGTTCAGCTACTACTACTGGGGAAGTCTTAATAGCAAATACTCGACTCGAACGCTGCTGAGATGGGCGCTTCCGATTGTTGCTCTTGCTTGTCTGCTGTGGTCAGGCATGGCGCTGCTTCCTTCTATACTTGTGCTGATCTTGGTCCATATCGTTCTTGGCATTGGCATTGGCGGCTATAATTTGCTTGCGTTTAATTTTATTATTGGAGATACACCTAAGTCGGAGCGTCCGATGTATATCGCAGTTTTTTCAGCATTGACGGGCATCACTGGATTTATCGGTCCTTTGGTGGGAGGCTGGCTCTACAAGCGTGCAGAGGATAGTGCCTACTGGCTGCAAAGCTACGGCATTTCCTTATTTGTAGGAGTCGTGCTGCTTGCTATGGCGCTTCTGCTCGGTCCGGTTGTGCTCAGAGAGAAGAAAGTAAACGGAGGAAAAACCTATGACCTATGA
- a CDS encoding DNA alkylation repair protein, which translates to MTYDEVMQELERLGNEQTKMTFLRHGAMEPLFGVRIGDLKKLVKIVKKDQAIALKLYESGNSDAMYLSGLTVNPKLISKETLEHWVAQASWYSLAEYTVAGVAAESPFARELALEWMDSPEEMVATCGWSTYANYISITPDEQLEVNELRALLGRVRETLHSEQNRVRYTMNSFVITVGIYVEELREDAMAAASVIGKVHVDVGDTACKVPAAADYIAKAVAKGKAGVKKKTCIC; encoded by the coding sequence ATGACCTATGATGAGGTAATGCAGGAGCTGGAAAGGCTGGGCAATGAGCAAACGAAAATGACCTTTTTACGGCATGGAGCGATGGAGCCTCTGTTTGGGGTCAGGATCGGAGATCTAAAGAAGCTTGTGAAGATTGTCAAAAAGGATCAAGCTATAGCTCTTAAATTGTACGAATCCGGCAATAGCGATGCCATGTATCTTTCAGGTCTTACGGTTAATCCGAAGTTAATCTCGAAAGAAACGCTTGAGCACTGGGTAGCGCAGGCGAGCTGGTATAGTCTTGCAGAATATACGGTGGCTGGCGTTGCCGCTGAGAGCCCATTTGCACGCGAGCTTGCGCTCGAATGGATGGATTCACCTGAAGAGATGGTTGCTACCTGCGGCTGGAGCACCTATGCCAATTATATATCGATTACACCAGATGAGCAGCTTGAGGTGAATGAGCTAAGAGCGCTGCTTGGGCGTGTTCGGGAAACGCTTCACTCCGAACAGAATCGCGTTCGCTATACAATGAACAGCTTCGTTATAACGGTTGGCATCTATGTCGAAGAGCTGAGAGAGGATGCGATGGCTGCTGCCTCAGTCATTGGCAAGGTGCATGTCGATGTAGGGGATACGGCTTGCAAGGTTCCGGCAGCAGCTGATTATATTGCAAAGGCTGTCGCCAAGGGCAAAGCGGGTGTAAAGAAAAAAACTTGTATTTGCTAA
- a CDS encoding 2-oxoglutarate dehydrogenase E1 component, giving the protein MSNHDERTYSPWQSYYGPNLGYVQEQYERFLTDPDSVEATTRELFVRFGAPPTVSLGAAPSLPAKPSEQQAASTAAASGPVDSNMLKKVVAAHQLMLNIRRYGHLAADIDPLGLSPAADTKLLVPETFGLSQADLVAIPASLIWDNAPASISNGWEAINRLREIYSRSAAYEFTHIHDENERNWLNKQAESGTFPAPLSARERSALLERLMEVEYFENFIHRTFVGQKRFSIEGVDMLVPVLDEIVRSVAHDGANHILMGMAHRGRLNVLTHVLGKPYEKIFSEFHHAPNKEVIPSEGSMGLNYGWTGDVKYHLGADRAVKEGETIRANLTLANNPSHLEFVNPVVEGFTRAAQEDRSKPGTPVQDPSKAVTICVHGDAAFIGEGIVAETLNFNQLKGYHNGGTLHIIANNRLGFTTNSVDSRSTHYASDLAKGFDIPIVHVNADEPEACLAAVRLACEYRLRYNKGFVIDLIGYRRFGHNEMDDPEVTQPLMYAKVRNHSTVSVLYSEQLKNEKAITEEQVEVLRQRTNGKLQAAYDAMKSKENEPKLRGEQRKSVLPSKEEVRTAVPLETLREINLELLNRPESFTEYTKLQRILQRRASALNDGEKVDWAHAETLAFATILADGTPIRLSGQDSERGTFAHRHIVLNDNANAVKFSPLHMLPQAKASFAVHNSPLSETAVLGFEYGYNVFAPETFVIWEAQYGDFANVAQVIFDQFISAGRAKWSQKSGITILLPHGYEGQGPEHSSARLERFLQLSADNNWTVANLTSSAQYFHLLRKQAASLGTEQVRPLVLMAPKSLIRNPRVASHGVDFSEGSFKPVLPQFSLTEPKIQKDKVKRLLLCTGKVAIDIEEALASSNAEEFEWLRIARVEQLYPFAHAEIERIVQQFDKLEEIVWVQEEPQNMGSWSFIEPRLRALAPKKAEVRYVGRPDRSSTASGHQEVHAAEQKWIISTALNGKPVETSLIRG; this is encoded by the coding sequence ATGAGCAACCATGATGAGCGTACTTATTCGCCTTGGCAAAGCTACTATGGTCCCAACCTTGGGTATGTGCAGGAGCAATACGAACGTTTTTTAACTGATCCTGATTCAGTTGAAGCAACGACTCGCGAGCTGTTTGTACGTTTTGGAGCACCGCCGACTGTATCACTAGGAGCGGCACCAAGCCTACCGGCTAAGCCAAGCGAGCAACAAGCTGCATCAACTGCAGCAGCATCTGGTCCGGTTGATTCAAATATGTTGAAGAAGGTTGTGGCTGCGCATCAGCTTATGCTGAACATACGCAGATACGGCCATTTAGCTGCGGATATTGATCCACTGGGCTTAAGTCCTGCTGCTGATACAAAGCTGCTCGTCCCAGAAACCTTTGGACTTTCGCAAGCTGATCTCGTAGCGATTCCTGCTTCGCTTATTTGGGACAATGCTCCGGCATCGATCTCCAATGGCTGGGAGGCTATTAATCGTTTAAGAGAAATTTACTCTCGTTCAGCAGCGTATGAGTTTACACATATTCATGATGAGAACGAGCGGAATTGGCTTAATAAGCAGGCGGAATCAGGTACTTTCCCTGCGCCGCTATCAGCAAGAGAGCGTTCTGCACTGCTCGAACGCCTCATGGAAGTCGAATATTTCGAAAATTTCATACATCGCACTTTCGTGGGCCAGAAGCGCTTCTCAATTGAAGGCGTAGATATGCTTGTGCCGGTATTGGACGAAATCGTTCGCTCCGTAGCGCATGATGGTGCTAATCATATTCTAATGGGCATGGCGCATCGCGGTCGTCTTAACGTATTGACGCATGTGCTTGGGAAACCTTATGAAAAGATCTTCTCTGAGTTTCATCATGCGCCAAACAAAGAAGTTATTCCGTCCGAAGGCTCTATGGGTCTTAACTACGGCTGGACTGGCGATGTGAAGTATCACCTGGGTGCAGATCGGGCAGTGAAGGAAGGCGAAACGATTCGTGCCAACCTTACTCTTGCGAATAACCCAAGTCACCTTGAATTCGTAAATCCCGTTGTTGAAGGTTTCACGCGCGCAGCGCAAGAGGATCGCAGCAAGCCAGGAACGCCTGTTCAAGATCCGTCGAAGGCGGTCACGATTTGTGTTCACGGCGACGCAGCCTTTATCGGTGAAGGCATCGTTGCAGAAACACTCAACTTCAACCAGCTTAAGGGCTATCATAATGGCGGTACGCTGCACATCATTGCGAACAATCGTCTTGGCTTTACAACGAACAGCGTTGACTCGCGCTCGACTCATTATGCGAGTGACCTTGCCAAGGGCTTTGACATTCCAATTGTACACGTAAATGCGGATGAGCCGGAAGCATGCCTCGCGGCTGTACGCCTTGCTTGTGAATACCGTCTTCGCTACAATAAAGGTTTTGTTATTGATTTGATCGGCTACCGCCGCTTCGGTCATAATGAAATGGATGATCCAGAAGTGACGCAGCCGCTTATGTATGCGAAGGTTCGCAATCATTCGACAGTTAGCGTGCTTTATAGCGAGCAGTTGAAGAATGAGAAAGCAATCACGGAAGAGCAAGTGGAAGTATTGCGTCAACGTACAAACGGCAAGCTTCAAGCTGCTTATGATGCAATGAAATCGAAGGAGAATGAGCCGAAGCTCCGTGGTGAGCAGCGCAAGTCTGTGCTTCCTTCTAAAGAAGAAGTACGTACAGCAGTGCCGCTTGAGACGCTTCGTGAAATTAATCTAGAGCTGCTTAATCGTCCAGAGAGCTTCACGGAATATACGAAGCTTCAACGTATTTTGCAGCGTAGAGCTTCGGCGTTGAACGATGGAGAAAAAGTGGATTGGGCACATGCAGAGACACTTGCATTTGCAACAATTCTCGCTGACGGAACGCCAATTCGTCTAAGCGGTCAGGATTCTGAGCGCGGAACCTTTGCACATCGTCATATTGTGCTGAATGATAATGCAAATGCTGTTAAATTCTCACCGCTGCATATGCTGCCACAAGCGAAAGCCTCGTTTGCTGTTCACAACAGCCCGTTGTCTGAGACGGCAGTATTAGGCTTTGAATATGGTTATAATGTATTTGCGCCGGAAACCTTTGTTATTTGGGAAGCGCAATATGGCGACTTTGCGAACGTTGCACAAGTCATATTCGATCAATTCATTTCGGCTGGCCGTGCAAAATGGTCGCAAAAATCAGGAATTACAATTTTACTGCCGCATGGCTATGAAGGCCAAGGCCCAGAGCATTCCAGCGCAAGACTTGAGCGTTTCCTTCAGCTTTCAGCTGATAACAACTGGACGGTTGCCAACTTGACCTCCTCCGCTCAATATTTCCACTTGCTTCGCAAGCAAGCAGCAAGCTTAGGCACAGAGCAGGTTCGTCCGCTCGTTCTAATGGCGCCTAAGAGCTTGATCCGTAATCCGCGCGTTGCTTCACATGGCGTTGATTTCAGTGAAGGTTCATTCAAGCCTGTACTGCCGCAATTCAGTCTTACGGAGCCTAAGATCCAGAAGGATAAAGTGAAACGTTTGCTGCTTTGCACAGGTAAGGTTGCTATTGATATTGAGGAAGCACTAGCATCATCTAATGCAGAGGAATTCGAGTGGCTGCGTATTGCAAGAGTGGAACAGCTATATCCGTTCGCTCATGCTGAAATTGAGCGTATTGTCCAGCAGTTTGATAAACTTGAAGAAATCGTATGGGTACAAGAAGAACCGCAAAACATGGGCTCATGGAGCTTTATAGAGCCTCGTCTCCGTGCTCTGGCACCTAAGAAGGCGGAAGTTCGTTACGTCGGCAGACCTGATCGCTCCAGTACGGCAAGTGGTCATCAAGAGGTTCACGCTGCAGAACAAAAATGGATTATTTCTACTGCTTTGAATGGCAAACCAGTCGAAACAAGTTTGATAAGGGGGTAG
- a CDS encoding PAS domain-containing sensor histidine kinase: MEILGFGDKLKQSEERYQHLVHMLPDGLIVYIEDTIVFANRAFLSMIGALRLEDITAYPIKTFVHPDYWEEFTVTINYIIREANPFKSVYYKLLNLNQETVEVEMRAVAVEFDGKSAMQLIIHDVSDQKRMEASLHEKDHLYKSLMESVVAGVFVGQRDTIVYANPYLAEMFGYTNEEMFKLSPFDLVTANEIEEVRMLVFAAMAKGVNQIPLKFKGIKKDGSIIYLEGNSSIIMFNGQPSLLGTIQDVTFKREKERLLRDNAMLYQKIIKFVPEPIVLSDGGTILYVNKLAMQVIGVNDAKDAVGKSIFDFFHPVDHETIKDTMQFIMSTDNATPFQERVIVHPDGQCIDVELSCIRINNYMGKDVMLSVIRDLTDRKRSEEILIRSEKLSAIGQLAAGVAHEIRNPLTALKGFTQLLSARYPEQPHYFTIMSNEIDRITLIVNEFMTLAKPHFSQFSNEPFKPILQSVISVLETQAILLNIELKASYDQSNPIVYCNVNQLKQVFLNVVKNAFEAMPGGGEVVISAVSMEDGYVHIRIKDGGPGIPEELINKIGEPFLTTKEKGTGLGIMISSRIIEAHKGTLQLSSVINEGTVVEIKLPIETQEPSL, translated from the coding sequence ATGGAAATACTTGGATTTGGAGATAAATTGAAACAAAGTGAAGAAAGATATCAACATTTGGTTCATATGCTTCCGGATGGACTAATCGTTTACATAGAAGATACTATCGTATTTGCTAACCGTGCTTTTTTAAGTATGATTGGTGCTCTGAGATTAGAAGATATAACAGCATATCCAATAAAGACATTTGTTCATCCCGATTATTGGGAGGAATTCACTGTAACGATTAACTACATCATTCGAGAAGCTAATCCATTCAAATCAGTTTATTACAAGCTGCTTAACTTGAATCAGGAGACGGTAGAGGTTGAAATGAGAGCGGTAGCAGTCGAATTCGACGGAAAGTCAGCTATGCAGCTTATTATCCATGATGTCTCTGATCAGAAACGGATGGAAGCATCCTTGCATGAGAAGGATCATTTATACAAAAGCCTGATGGAGAGTGTTGTCGCAGGTGTATTTGTCGGGCAAAGAGATACTATCGTGTATGCTAATCCTTATTTGGCCGAGATGTTTGGCTATACCAATGAAGAAATGTTTAAGCTCTCGCCGTTTGATTTGGTAACTGCTAATGAGATTGAAGAAGTCAGAATGCTCGTGTTTGCGGCAATGGCTAAGGGTGTTAATCAAATTCCGCTGAAATTTAAAGGAATAAAAAAAGACGGCAGCATTATTTATTTAGAAGGAAACAGTTCAATTATTATGTTTAACGGACAGCCATCCTTGTTAGGGACGATACAAGACGTTACCTTTAAGCGAGAGAAGGAAAGACTGCTGCGAGATAATGCGATGCTTTATCAGAAAATTATAAAATTTGTACCTGAACCCATTGTGTTAAGCGATGGAGGCACGATCTTATATGTTAATAAACTGGCTATGCAGGTAATTGGTGTAAACGATGCCAAGGATGCAGTCGGCAAAAGCATATTCGATTTTTTCCACCCGGTAGATCATGAAACGATTAAGGATACAATGCAATTCATTATGTCTACGGATAATGCGACACCGTTTCAGGAACGAGTAATCGTTCATCCGGATGGACAATGTATAGATGTGGAATTATCATGCATTCGGATTAATAACTATATGGGCAAGGATGTAATGCTTAGCGTCATACGTGACTTGACGGATCGGAAGCGCTCAGAGGAAATTCTTATTCGTTCCGAGAAGCTGTCCGCTATTGGTCAGCTTGCGGCAGGCGTGGCACATGAGATACGCAATCCGCTTACAGCGCTCAAAGGCTTTACTCAGCTCCTTAGTGCAAGATATCCAGAGCAGCCGCATTATTTTACGATTATGTCTAATGAGATTGACCGAATAACGCTCATTGTAAATGAGTTTATGACGCTGGCCAAGCCGCATTTTTCACAATTTAGCAATGAACCGTTTAAACCGATCTTGCAAAGCGTCATATCGGTTTTGGAAACGCAAGCGATTTTATTAAATATAGAATTAAAGGCTAGCTATGATCAATCGAATCCAATCGTTTATTGTAATGTTAATCAGCTGAAGCAGGTGTTTCTGAACGTTGTGAAAAATGCTTTTGAGGCGATGCCCGGCGGTGGAGAGGTGGTCATTTCGGCAGTTTCGATGGAGGACGGTTATGTTCATATCCGCATTAAAGACGGCGGGCCTGGCATACCTGAGGAGCTTATTAACAAAATCGGCGAACCCTTCTTGACGACAAAGGAAAAAGGGACTGGACTAGGTATAATGATCAGCTCACGCATTATTGAAGCGCACAAAGGTACGCTTCAACTAAGCAGCGTGATAAATGAAGGAACGGTTGTAGAAATTAAATTGCCAATTGAGACGCAGGAGCCGAGCTTATGA
- the odhB gene encoding 2-oxoglutarate dehydrogenase complex dihydrolipoyllysine-residue succinyltransferase: protein MAEIIVPELGESISEGTISKWFVKEGDSVNQGDVLLELETDKVNIEISADNSGVVSRIAKQDGDVVLVGEAIGSIGEGAAAPAAPAAPAAPAPVAAPTAAPAAAVAQPAAAASESAAAINASPAARKRAREQGIDLSQGQAPAPAVATPVKSAPLTQAAPASVNKDAKPTERKRMSRRRVTIANRLVEAQRTAAMLTTFNEVDMTAILDLRKRRKQAFFDKNDVNLGFMSFFTKAVVGALKAFPLLNAEIDGEEIVTKKFYDIGIAVSAKEGLVVPVVRDADRLSFAEIERNIVELAGKARSNTLAISDLQGGSFTITNGGVFGSLLSTPIINAPQVGILGMHKIQLRPVAIDEVRMENRPMMYIALSYDHRIVDGSEAVRFLVTVKALLEDPEALLLEG, encoded by the coding sequence ATGGCTGAAATTATAGTACCAGAATTAGGCGAGTCCATATCAGAGGGCACGATTTCCAAATGGTTCGTGAAGGAAGGCGACTCCGTAAACCAAGGAGATGTCCTACTAGAGCTTGAAACAGATAAAGTTAACATTGAAATTAGTGCTGACAACAGTGGTGTTGTATCACGCATCGCTAAGCAAGATGGAGATGTTGTCCTTGTAGGTGAGGCAATTGGCTCCATCGGTGAAGGAGCTGCCGCGCCGGCAGCCCCTGCTGCTCCAGCAGCACCAGCACCGGTTGCAGCTCCGACTGCTGCACCTGCAGCAGCTGTAGCACAGCCAGCAGCTGCTGCAAGCGAAAGCGCAGCGGCAATCAACGCTTCTCCAGCTGCACGCAAGCGTGCTCGCGAGCAAGGCATTGATCTTTCGCAAGGACAAGCACCTGCACCGGCAGTAGCTACGCCTGTGAAATCCGCTCCGCTTACACAAGCAGCGCCAGCAAGCGTAAATAAGGATGCTAAGCCAACGGAACGCAAACGGATGTCACGTCGCCGGGTTACGATTGCTAACCGTCTAGTTGAAGCACAACGTACAGCTGCGATGCTGACAACATTCAACGAGGTTGACATGACTGCTATTCTTGATTTGCGCAAACGTCGCAAGCAAGCCTTCTTCGATAAAAATGATGTTAACCTAGGATTTATGTCCTTCTTTACGAAGGCGGTAGTTGGTGCACTAAAAGCATTCCCATTGCTTAATGCAGAAATCGACGGCGAAGAAATTGTTACTAAAAAATTCTACGATATCGGTATCGCTGTATCTGCGAAGGAAGGCCTTGTCGTTCCTGTTGTTCGTGATGCTGATCGTCTAAGCTTTGCTGAAATCGAGAGAAATATCGTTGAGCTGGCTGGCAAAGCAAGATCTAACACACTTGCGATTTCTGATCTGCAAGGCGGAAGCTTCACAATCACAAATGGCGGTGTATTTGGTTCCTTGCTGTCAACACCGATTATCAACGCTCCGCAGGTTGGTATTCTCGGCATGCACAAAATCCAACTTCGTCCGGTTGCGATCGATGAGGTTCGTATGGAAAACCGTCCGATGATGTACATCGCACTGTCATACGACCACCGTATCGTCGATGGCAGCGAAGCAGTTCGTTTCCTTGTTACAGTTAAAGCACTATTAGAGGATCCAGAAGCATTGCTGCTTGAAGGATAA
- a CDS encoding alpha/beta fold hydrolase, which yields MNAIDRRKNDLLAYNPQATIGADELDNYWENTLSGYAERPLAITRETVATPFPAIIAERLSYKGSDDTLIHGLYILPQQRIAGEKLPCVVIYQGYTGDKGLPERYASWLLLGYAVFAVDARGQSGETGNLLTSEEGQVKGWVTQGISHVEQSYYHAITMDAVRAVDVASLQPEVDASRIAVVGGSQGGGLALLAASLNSKVSAVVADIPNMCHMDYGILHSTGSLTEVAQYIKRYPERLNLVMTTLAYFDLLNLAERIKAPVLMSVGWKDTVCIPETVYAVFNRIRSHKQMNDFPFSGHEVSEYQNREAIIFIKEALNVSKL from the coding sequence ATGAACGCAATTGATCGCCGGAAAAATGATTTATTGGCCTATAACCCGCAAGCAACGATAGGCGCGGATGAGCTGGATAACTATTGGGAGAATACTTTGTCCGGCTATGCGGAGAGGCCGCTAGCGATAACTAGGGAGACGGTTGCAACTCCTTTCCCTGCTATAATAGCAGAACGGTTATCTTACAAGGGCAGTGATGATACTCTAATTCATGGCTTGTATATCCTGCCGCAGCAACGGATAGCAGGGGAAAAGCTCCCCTGTGTCGTCATTTATCAGGGCTATACAGGGGATAAAGGGCTTCCGGAGCGGTATGCGTCATGGCTGCTGCTTGGTTATGCTGTTTTTGCGGTTGATGCGCGCGGTCAAAGCGGGGAAACTGGCAATTTATTGACGTCAGAGGAAGGACAGGTCAAGGGCTGGGTAACACAAGGCATCTCACATGTAGAACAAAGCTATTATCACGCGATTACGATGGATGCTGTGAGAGCCGTTGATGTGGCTTCGCTTCAGCCAGAGGTTGACGCTTCGCGAATCGCAGTTGTTGGGGGCAGCCAAGGCGGGGGGCTTGCGCTGCTAGCAGCCTCATTAAATTCAAAGGTAAGTGCTGTTGTTGCTGATATTCCGAATATGTGCCATATGGATTACGGCATCTTGCATTCTACCGGATCTTTAACCGAGGTCGCGCAGTATATTAAGCGATATCCTGAACGATTGAATTTAGTGATGACAACGCTTGCGTATTTTGATTTGCTGAATTTGGCGGAGCGTATTAAAGCACCTGTCTTGATGTCGGTAGGCTGGAAAGATACCGTATGTATCCCTGAGACGGTTTACGCGGTATTTAATCGAATTCGTTCGCATAAGCAGATGAATGACTTTCCTTTCTCCGGTCATGAAGTGTCCGAGTATCAGAATCGAGAGGCTATTATTTTCATAAAAGAAGCGCTAAACGTAAGCAAACTCTAG